A stretch of Rhizobium sp. TH2 DNA encodes these proteins:
- a CDS encoding type II toxin-antitoxin system PemK/MazF family toxin produces MKRGEVWWVEFDPSVGSEIRKTRPAVIISNDAANRNLARVVVVPLTSNTTRLYPGEAAVTIDGKPSKAVADQIMAADKSRLKNQVATLGKADMDAVEDAIMVHLGLFARNREAK; encoded by the coding sequence ATGAAACGCGGTGAGGTCTGGTGGGTCGAATTCGATCCGTCCGTCGGCAGCGAAATCCGCAAGACCCGGCCCGCCGTTATCATCAGCAACGACGCCGCCAACAGAAACCTGGCCCGCGTCGTCGTCGTTCCCTTGACCAGCAACACAACGCGGCTCTATCCGGGCGAGGCTGCCGTCACGATCGACGGCAAGCCCAGCAAAGCCGTTGCTGACCAGATCATGGCCGCCGACAAGTCGCGGCTCAAAAACCAAGTTGCAACATTGGGGAAGGCTGACATGGACGCAGTCGAAGACGCGATCATGGTCCACCTGGGCTTGTTCGCCCGAAATCGTGAGGCCAAGTGA